The following are encoded in a window of Candidatus Fluviicola riflensis genomic DNA:
- a CDS encoding cysteine desulfurase, with amino-acid sequence MRVYLDNAATTPIAPEVAQAMIPYILNEFGNPSSTHFYGRQAKGVIEMSRRTVAKLLHCSPSEIIFTSGGTEADNMALTTAILSLGAKRIISSSIEHHAVGHTIEALVRDHGIEVVWLDVDSKGSINLQQLENYLKEPIPTIVSLMHANNEIGTLLPIKEVSSLCRQYGAWFHSDTVQTMAHYAFDLQDLDIDFITCAAHKFHGPKGVGFLYVNKNVKAEAFIHGGAQERGLRGGTENLYGIVGLAKALELANTDIEEHQHHVQELKSYMMTQLEKQLPGVTFHGETDPSKSLYTVLNACLPPTEKSGMLLFTLDLRGVACSGGSACSSGSNKGSHVLEGIGADNSRPNARFSFSRYTTKEEIDFALEQLVSIYAK; translated from the coding sequence ATGCGGGTTTACCTTGACAATGCAGCAACAACACCAATAGCACCTGAAGTTGCCCAAGCAATGATTCCTTATATTTTGAATGAATTCGGGAATCCGTCTTCGACTCACTTTTACGGCAGACAGGCAAAAGGTGTGATTGAAATGTCAAGACGCACAGTTGCTAAACTTCTGCATTGTTCGCCTTCTGAAATCATCTTCACTTCCGGTGGTACCGAGGCCGATAACATGGCATTGACAACCGCCATTCTTTCGTTGGGAGCAAAACGCATCATCTCCAGTTCAATCGAGCATCATGCTGTCGGACATACCATTGAAGCGCTTGTTCGTGATCACGGTATTGAAGTCGTTTGGCTTGATGTGGACAGCAAAGGAAGTATTAACCTGCAACAATTAGAAAACTACCTGAAAGAACCGATACCTACTATTGTTTCACTCATGCATGCCAATAATGAGATCGGGACGCTGCTTCCTATTAAAGAAGTAAGTTCACTGTGTCGACAATACGGAGCATGGTTTCATTCAGATACGGTACAAACCATGGCGCATTATGCGTTCGATTTACAGGATCTTGATATTGATTTCATTACCTGTGCTGCGCATAAATTTCACGGACCGAAAGGTGTTGGTTTTCTCTACGTAAACAAAAACGTAAAAGCCGAAGCATTTATCCACGGAGGTGCCCAGGAACGTGGCTTGCGTGGTGGAACAGAAAATCTTTACGGAATTGTTGGCCTCGCCAAAGCATTGGAATTGGCCAATACCGATATTGAAGAACATCAGCACCATGTACAGGAATTAAAATCGTACATGATGACACAATTGGAGAAACAACTTCCGGGAGTGACCTTTCATGGTGAAACAGATCCGTCGAAAAGCTTGTACACCGTTCTCAATGCCTGTTTACCGCCTACCGAAAAATCAGGAATGCTGTTGTTCACACTCGATTTAAGAGGAGTAGCTTGCAGTGGTGGAAGTGCCTGCTCTTCAGGTTCGAATAAAGGATCGCACGTGCTCGAAGGAATCGGTGCCGACAATAGCCGGCCAAATGCTCGTTTCTCTTTTTCGCGTTATACCACCAAGGAAGAAATTGATTTTGCATTGGAACAACTCGTTTCGATTTATGCTAAATAA
- the nhaA gene encoding Na+/H+ antiporter NhaA: MKKRVAAVRKLYHAFIGNEKSAGITLILCTLLSLYLANSGVGESYSHFWHGDVAGKPLEFWINDGFMTIFFLLVGLEIKQEIYIGELSDPKKSMLPIIAALGGMLVPAGIHFFFNHGSPTQSGIGIPMATDIAFSLGILSLLGKKVPVSLKVFLTALAIIDDLGAIVVIAIFYSKGFFILPFLLAIGTFLILLLLNNLKIRMLFPYLVLGGVMWYFLLQSGIHATISGVLLAFTIPFVGGGEQSPSVKLMHWLHLPVSFLILPLFALANTGIVIENDWMLQLSSINSMGISAGLVIGKPIGIVGFSLLGSLLGICKLPQGNRLLSFIGIGMLAGIGFTMSIFISLLAFDDQQAITSSKMAILLASAASALLGFVVLSLSLRPRKVNDDEEFFTEEN; encoded by the coding sequence ATGAAAAAACGAGTTGCAGCAGTTCGAAAACTTTACCATGCTTTTATTGGAAACGAGAAATCAGCTGGCATTACGCTTATTCTCTGCACACTTCTTTCATTGTACTTAGCCAATTCCGGCGTTGGCGAATCCTATAGTCACTTTTGGCATGGCGACGTGGCCGGAAAACCACTCGAATTCTGGATCAATGATGGTTTTATGACCATTTTTTTCCTGTTGGTCGGCCTCGAAATAAAACAGGAAATTTACATCGGTGAATTGTCTGATCCTAAAAAATCAATGCTCCCAATTATCGCTGCTTTGGGTGGAATGCTCGTACCGGCAGGTATTCATTTTTTCTTCAATCACGGATCGCCCACTCAATCGGGAATTGGCATCCCAATGGCCACTGACATTGCGTTTTCCTTGGGAATTTTATCCTTGCTTGGAAAAAAAGTCCCGGTTTCGCTGAAGGTATTTCTCACAGCACTGGCAATTATCGATGATTTGGGGGCTATTGTCGTGATCGCTATTTTCTACTCAAAAGGTTTTTTCATCCTGCCTTTTTTACTGGCAATCGGAACATTTCTGATCTTATTATTGCTGAATAATCTAAAAATAAGAATGCTCTTTCCGTATTTGGTATTGGGCGGCGTGATGTGGTATTTTCTGCTGCAATCTGGCATTCACGCAACCATTTCGGGCGTGTTATTAGCGTTTACTATTCCGTTTGTGGGTGGTGGCGAACAAAGTCCGTCGGTGAAACTCATGCATTGGCTGCACTTACCTGTTTCGTTCCTGATTTTACCTTTATTCGCCCTGGCCAATACGGGAATTGTGATTGAGAATGACTGGATGCTTCAATTGAGTTCCATCAACAGTATGGGGATTTCCGCCGGACTGGTGATCGGTAAACCCATTGGAATTGTCGGATTTTCACTGCTTGGAAGCTTATTGGGCATTTGTAAACTTCCGCAAGGAAACCGGCTACTTAGTTTCATCGGAATCGGAATGCTGGCCGGAATCGGTTTCACGATGTCTATCTTTATTTCACTCCTGGCTTTTGACGATCAGCAAGCTATCACCTCATCAAAAATGGCCATTCTATTAGCTTCTGCAGCTTCGGCGTTGCTGGGATTTGTGGTGTTGTCGCTTTCGTTGCGTCCACGAAAGGTAAATGATGATGAAGAATTTTTCACGGAAGAAAACTAA
- a CDS encoding DNA replication and repair protein RecF — MYIQSLSLINFKNHEEADFQLVDGVNCIVGRNGAGKTNVLDAVHYLSMCRSYLNPIDRQNIRFDQQFFVIQGEWVKQEVTHSLYCGVKAGAKKVFKKNKKEYDKLADHIGLFPVVMISPYDADLISEGSEVRRKWIDGIISQFDRAYLDDLQKYNKVLEQRNALLKQQYENGFFDRESMEIWDVQLIRYGNAIYAKRVEFIEAFIPLFQRYYQWISGGEESVSMEYQSALHSGSFEDLLQQAQPKDSRAQYSTVGIHKDDVLFKIEQHPIKRFGSQGQQKSYLIAMRLAQFEWLKERLDVVPVLLLDDIFDKLDNHRVAQLMSLVSQHIFGQVLVTDTDEIRVSGIFQAIGVTPNMVIFGEEELV, encoded by the coding sequence ATGTACATTCAGTCGCTGTCATTAATCAATTTCAAAAATCACGAAGAAGCTGATTTTCAATTGGTCGACGGTGTGAATTGTATTGTGGGGAGAAACGGTGCGGGCAAAACCAATGTATTGGATGCGGTGCATTACCTGAGTATGTGCCGTTCGTACCTCAATCCGATTGACCGTCAAAATATCCGGTTCGATCAGCAGTTTTTTGTGATCCAAGGCGAATGGGTGAAGCAGGAAGTAACACATTCATTGTACTGTGGCGTAAAAGCCGGTGCCAAAAAAGTCTTCAAAAAAAACAAAAAAGAATACGATAAACTGGCCGATCACATCGGGTTGTTTCCGGTGGTGATGATATCGCCCTATGATGCCGACTTAATTTCGGAAGGAAGCGAAGTACGTCGCAAATGGATCGATGGTATTATCAGTCAGTTTGACCGTGCTTACCTGGATGATTTGCAGAAATACAATAAAGTACTCGAACAGCGTAATGCCTTGTTGAAACAGCAATACGAAAACGGATTTTTTGACCGCGAATCGATGGAAATCTGGGATGTGCAGCTGATCCGCTACGGAAATGCGATTTATGCCAAACGCGTTGAGTTTATTGAGGCGTTTATTCCGCTGTTTCAGCGTTATTACCAGTGGATTTCAGGCGGTGAAGAATCGGTCTCGATGGAATATCAGTCGGCGCTTCATTCCGGTTCATTTGAGGATTTGTTACAGCAGGCCCAGCCCAAGGATAGCCGCGCGCAATACTCAACAGTCGGCATTCACAAAGACGACGTGCTTTTCAAGATCGAACAACATCCGATCAAGCGTTTTGGATCACAGGGCCAGCAGAAAAGTTATCTCATTGCCATGCGGCTGGCGCAATTCGAATGGTTGAAAGAACGCCTGGATGTGGTTCCGGTGTTGTTGCTCGACGATATTTTTGATAAACTGGACAACCATCGCGTGGCACAATTGATGTCGTTGGTTTCGCAGCATATTTTTGGGCAGGTATTGGTCACTGATACAGATGAAATTCGTGTTTCGGGTATTTTTCAGGCAATTGGCGTAACGCCTAATATGGTCATTTTCGGAGAGGAGGAATTGGTATGA
- a CDS encoding cysteine methyltransferase gives MMKQHDFDRIANAISYIREHFREQPDLDEVAAHVNLSPFHFQRLFSNWAGVSPKKFLQYTSIEYAKRLLSQQQATLFDAAIETGLSGTGRLHDLFVNLEGMTPGEYKNGGELLNISYQFAETLFGTVLIATTQKGLCHLMFITSEDEALNELKTRFPKAGFQEGRHALHEQAIQFLNGLEINSDSPIRLHLKGTAFQLKVWQALLQIPSGELSSYGKLASTIQQPTASRAVGTAIGDNPIAYLIPCHRVLQTSGKLGGYRWGTPRKSLMIGWEAVQKNDTE, from the coding sequence ATTATGAAACAGCATGATTTTGACCGCATAGCAAACGCCATTTCTTATATCCGGGAACATTTTCGTGAGCAACCAGATTTAGACGAAGTAGCAGCTCATGTAAACCTGAGCCCGTTCCATTTCCAGCGATTGTTTAGTAATTGGGCGGGCGTAAGCCCAAAGAAATTTCTGCAATATACCAGTATTGAGTACGCAAAACGGTTATTGAGCCAACAACAGGCGACTTTATTTGACGCAGCTATTGAAACCGGTTTATCCGGAACCGGGCGTTTGCACGATTTATTTGTGAACCTGGAGGGAATGACACCCGGCGAATACAAAAATGGTGGTGAATTACTGAACATCTCTTATCAGTTCGCTGAAACGCTGTTTGGAACCGTTCTGATTGCTACAACCCAAAAAGGACTTTGCCATTTGATGTTCATCACTAGCGAAGATGAAGCATTAAACGAACTCAAAACCCGGTTTCCGAAAGCTGGATTTCAGGAAGGACGGCATGCTTTGCACGAGCAAGCCATTCAGTTTCTCAACGGATTGGAAATAAATTCCGACTCCCCTATTCGTCTACATTTAAAAGGAACTGCTTTTCAGCTGAAAGTTTGGCAAGCGCTGCTTCAAATTCCAAGCGGTGAGTTGTCTTCTTATGGAAAACTGGCCTCAACGATTCAACAACCCACAGCATCACGGGCAGTTGGAACAGCTATTGGTGACAATCCGATCGCTTACCTGATTCCATGTCACCGGGTGCTGCAAACATCCGGAAAGCTTGGCGGTTATCGCTGGGGAACTCCGCGAAAGTCACTGATGATCGGTTGGGAAGCAGTGCAAAAAAATGATACGGAGTAA
- a CDS encoding RNA pseudouridine synthase, with product MEVLYEDNHLVVINKRASEIVQGDKTGDEPLVEKVREYIRKKYDKPGNVFCGLVHRLDRPTSGVLVFARTSKSLERMNKLFAEQHPDKTYWAVVEKAPKQKSGALKHYLTRNEKQNKSYASDVAKTGSKEARLSYKQLLQSDRYTLLEIALETGRHHQIRAQLATIGCVIKGDLKYGAKRSNPDGSIHLHARSLRFKHPTREEEITVVAPVPAEPLWQWFERMLND from the coding sequence TTGGAAGTGTTGTACGAAGATAATCACCTGGTTGTTATCAATAAACGTGCATCAGAAATTGTTCAGGGCGATAAAACCGGCGACGAACCATTGGTCGAAAAAGTACGTGAATACATTCGAAAGAAATATGACAAGCCAGGAAATGTGTTTTGTGGGCTTGTACATCGGTTAGATCGTCCTACCAGCGGTGTTTTGGTGTTTGCGCGAACGAGCAAGTCGCTCGAACGCATGAACAAATTGTTTGCTGAACAACATCCTGATAAAACCTATTGGGCCGTTGTGGAAAAGGCACCGAAACAAAAAAGCGGGGCTTTGAAACATTACCTCACACGCAACGAAAAACAAAACAAATCATACGCTTCGGATGTTGCCAAAACCGGAAGTAAGGAAGCACGACTTTCGTATAAACAATTGTTGCAGTCTGATCGCTATACGTTACTGGAAATAGCGTTGGAAACCGGCCGGCATCACCAAATCAGGGCGCAATTGGCTACTATTGGCTGCGTGATCAAAGGCGATTTGAAATACGGTGCAAAGCGTTCCAATCCTGATGGTTCCATTCACTTGCATGCGCGGTCATTACGCTTCAAACACCCAACCCGCGAAGAAGAAATCACGGTTGTAGCTCCTGTTCCTGCGGAACCGCTCTGGCAATGGTTTGAGCGAATGCTGAATGATTAA
- the panB gene encoding 3-methyl-2-oxobutanoate hydroxymethyltransferase, which produces MSVHKNVKRVTTHVLQEMKNSGQKISMLTGYDFSMARIIDSAGIDVILVGDSASNVMAGHETTLPITLDQMIYHASSVVRAVERALVVVDMPFGSYQGNSKEALSNAIRIMKESGGHAVKLEGGIEIIESIKRILTAGIPVMGHLGLTPQSIYKFGTYVVRAKEEDEAQRLMEDAIALQEAGCFAIVLEKIPAELARQVAAAVTIPIIGIGAGNGVDGQVLVVHDMLGINNEFSPRFLRKYANLYDQMMGAFQQYISDVRSGDFPNQSEQY; this is translated from the coding sequence ATGTCTGTTCACAAAAATGTAAAACGCGTTACCACGCACGTATTGCAGGAGATGAAAAACTCGGGCCAGAAGATTTCAATGCTCACGGGCTACGATTTTTCCATGGCGCGGATCATCGATTCTGCAGGAATAGATGTGATTTTGGTGGGCGATTCGGCTTCCAATGTAATGGCTGGCCATGAAACCACGTTGCCGATTACGCTCGATCAGATGATTTATCACGCTTCATCGGTGGTACGTGCGGTAGAACGCGCATTGGTGGTGGTGGATATGCCTTTCGGTTCGTACCAGGGAAATTCCAAAGAAGCGCTTTCCAATGCCATCCGGATCATGAAAGAATCGGGCGGACATGCGGTGAAACTGGAAGGTGGAATCGAGATCATCGAATCGATCAAACGCATTCTCACTGCCGGAATTCCAGTGATGGGACATCTCGGACTGACACCGCAATCGATCTATAAATTCGGAACGTACGTGGTGCGTGCCAAGGAAGAAGACGAAGCGCAGCGATTAATGGAAGATGCCATTGCCTTGCAGGAAGCAGGTTGTTTTGCAATTGTGCTGGAAAAAATTCCGGCCGAACTGGCGCGTCAGGTAGCAGCTGCGGTGACCATTCCGATTATCGGGATCGGGGCCGGAAACGGAGTAGACGGACAAGTATTGGTGGTGCATGATATGCTGGGAATCAATAACGAATTCAGTCCCCGGTTTTTGCGGAAGTACGCCAATCTGTATGACCAAATGATGGGCGCTTTCCAGCAATATATCTCCGACGTGCGTTCAGGTGATTTCCCCAATCAAAGCGAACAATACTAA